A genome region from Patescibacteria group bacterium includes the following:
- a CDS encoding sigma-70 family RNA polymerase sigma factor, protein MLMTQNRSDKQLIADYLAGDEPSLEVLIQQYLKPIYSFVYRYVGNMDNTEDITQEVFARMWKNIKKFDPKRKFKTWLFSIAKNAAIDFLRKKKTIPFSEFFAQGRSAFDGKNEEGENMIYETLSDPAPLPDELLERADIAQMLASAMDKLSPKYRMVIFLRYNDHFTFHEIAESLEEPLNTVKSRHRRALVKLRQIITKSA, encoded by the coding sequence ATGCTTATGACGCAAAATCGTTCCGATAAACAACTAATCGCCGATTATCTTGCTGGCGACGAACCATCGCTGGAGGTTTTAATTCAGCAATATCTGAAGCCAATATACAGTTTTGTTTATAGATATGTGGGCAATATGGACAATACGGAAGATATCACCCAAGAGGTATTTGCGCGAATGTGGAAGAATATTAAAAAATTTGACCCCAAAAGAAAATTCAAAACTTGGCTTTTTAGTATTGCCAAAAACGCGGCCATTGATTTCTTGAGAAAGAAAAAAACCATACCATTTTCGGAATTTTTCGCCCAAGGCAGATCCGCTTTTGATGGAAAAAATGAAGAGGGAGAAAATATGATTTACGAAACATTAAGCGATCCAGCTCCCCTTCCCGATGAATTACTTGAACGCGCGGATATCGCCCAAATGCTCGCCTCGGCAATGGATAAACTTTCACCCAAATATCGTATGGTGATATTCCTTCGCTACAATGACCATTTTACTTTTCACGAAATCGCTGAATCCCTAGAAGAGCCGCTCAATACTGTAAAAAGCCGCCACAGAAGAGCGCTTGTTAAACTTAGACAAATTATTACTAAATCCGCCTGA
- a CDS encoding efflux RND transporter periplasmic adaptor subunit has translation MLRNFFKMISRHKIITTIVILALAGGGYFGYKALKGNTTETRYVLATVEKGTLVTSVTGTGQVLPVNQIDIKPRVAGDIIDINLKSGQAVSSGEVIAKLDVRDATKAVSDAKINLNSAKLALEKLTSSSLSTKQDYVDAYNTLEGAFLNLTTSINGIDDILHYSSYIWGDNGKAVEAFGGTATTYRKDAEQKYAAARQKYDKNLKDYSALNRDSAISTLESVLEETYNTIELSTEAIKSTKVLVDYVNNETDPNNRTTAMTVDQTSLATYTTKADSDLTDLLAAQQAIKDSQQAIKDSQIDVQSQQLAIQLKESALGSVQKDLPKYTVVAPFDGVITTVNSKKGDSITTATAIATLISKEMIAEVTLNEVDMAKVQLGQKATLTFDAIEGLSLTGEVAEIDTLGTVTQGVVTYNATIAFDTQDKRIKPNMSVSATIITEAKQNVLLVPNSAVKSSGNNTNYVEMLEPTVIASQPAAGSAGIVSRTPPRDQQIQVGLVNDTSTEVISGLKEGDQVIIQTINTSSTQSTQSQSQGGLFQVPGGANRGGGAGIRGASQIHDD, from the coding sequence ATGCTGCGAAATTTTTTCAAAATGATATCGCGCCACAAAATTATCACAACAATAGTTATTCTTGCGCTAGCAGGCGGTGGCTATTTCGGATATAAGGCATTAAAAGGAAACACAACCGAAACCCGCTATGTTTTGGCAACGGTTGAAAAAGGAACACTTGTGACATCGGTTACGGGAACTGGACAAGTGTTACCCGTTAATCAAATAGACATTAAACCCAGAGTTGCCGGCGACATAATTGATATTAATTTGAAAAGCGGCCAAGCGGTGTCTTCCGGCGAAGTTATTGCCAAACTTGATGTGAGAGATGCTACAAAAGCCGTAAGCGATGCAAAAATAAACCTGAATAGCGCAAAACTTGCTTTAGAAAAATTAACATCCTCATCTTTATCAACAAAACAAGATTATGTAGATGCTTATAATACTCTTGAGGGCGCGTTCCTTAATCTCACTACGAGTATTAACGGAATTGATGATATCTTGCATTATTCTTCTTATATCTGGGGTGATAATGGCAAGGCAGTGGAAGCATTCGGAGGCACTGCCACAACATATAGAAAAGACGCGGAACAAAAATATGCCGCCGCGCGCCAAAAATATGATAAAAATTTAAAAGATTATTCAGCTTTAAACCGAGACTCCGCGATAAGCACTTTAGAATCAGTTTTGGAGGAAACATACAACACGATAGAACTCTCCACGGAAGCGATAAAAAGCACAAAAGTACTGGTGGATTATGTCAATAATGAAACTGATCCAAATAATCGCACAACAGCAATGACAGTAGACCAAACGAGTCTTGCGACCTATACAACTAAAGCTGATTCCGATCTTACAGATCTTTTAGCGGCACAACAGGCAATTAAAGATTCGCAACAGGCAATTAAGGATTCACAAATTGATGTTCAATCGCAACAACTCGCTATTCAACTCAAAGAAAGCGCGCTTGGAAGTGTCCAAAAGGACCTCCCGAAGTATACTGTTGTCGCCCCGTTTGATGGCGTGATCACAACCGTAAATTCAAAAAAGGGAGACTCTATTACCACGGCAACAGCAATTGCCACGCTCATTAGCAAAGAGATGATTGCAGAGGTTACCCTTAATGAAGTTGATATGGCGAAAGTTCAATTAGGTCAGAAGGCAACGCTCACCTTTGACGCGATTGAAGGTTTAAGCCTCACAGGGGAGGTGGCAGAAATTGACACACTAGGAACAGTAACCCAAGGAGTGGTGACTTACAATGCGACAATCGCTTTTGATACGCAAGATAAAAGGATAAAACCCAATATGAGCGTTTCCGCCACGATCATCACTGAAGCAAAACAAAATGTTTTGTTGGTTCCCAATTCCGCGGTCAAATCTTCAGGCAATAATACAAATTACGTGGAAATGCTTGAACCGACGGTTATTGCGAGCCAACCTGCGGCAGGGAGTGCTGGCATTGTCTCAAGGACGCCTCCGAGAGACCAACAAATACAAGTTGGTTTAGTGAATGACACATCCACAGAAGTCATAAGCGGACTCAAAGAAGGCGACCAAGTGATTATTCAAACTATCAACACATCAAGTACGCAAAGTACTCAATCGCAAAGTCAAGGTGGTCTATTTCAAGTGCCAGGAGGAGCCAACAGAGGCGGTGGCGCTGGAATTAGAGGCGCTTCGCAAATCCACGACGATTAA
- a CDS encoding ABC transporter ATP-binding protein, which produces MIECKNITKIYQSGTVETIALKGISLTIKDGEFVAIIGPSGSGKSTLMHIIGALDTPTEGEYLFDGDDVSKLSDDELADIRKNKIGFVFQSFNLLPRATVLRNVVLPLVYAGIPKSEREARAKTALQNAGLSESHFNHLSNQLSGGQMQRVAIARALVNNPTLILADEPTGNLDSKTGEAVLKTFQSLNKQGKTIILITHEKYIAERTKRIIDIKDGEIIEDIATHHSKTAQQIQE; this is translated from the coding sequence ATGATTGAATGCAAAAATATAACAAAAATATACCAAAGCGGCACAGTGGAAACAATCGCTCTCAAGGGAATATCATTAACCATTAAAGATGGTGAATTTGTGGCTATCATAGGCCCTTCTGGTTCAGGCAAATCAACCCTAATGCACATAATAGGAGCGCTGGATACGCCAACAGAAGGCGAATATTTATTTGATGGTGATGATGTTTCCAAACTTTCTGATGACGAATTAGCCGACATCAGAAAAAATAAAATCGGATTTGTTTTCCAATCATTTAACCTCTTGCCGCGCGCAACCGTTTTGCGCAATGTTGTGTTGCCGCTCGTTTACGCTGGCATCCCAAAGAGTGAGCGTGAAGCGCGAGCGAAAACCGCGCTCCAAAACGCGGGTTTAAGCGAATCTCACTTTAATCATCTTTCTAATCAACTTTCAGGTGGACAAATGCAGAGAGTGGCAATCGCGCGGGCGCTCGTCAACAATCCAACACTGATTTTAGCTGATGAACCAACGGGTAACCTTGATAGTAAAACTGGTGAAGCTGTTCTTAAAACTTTTCAGAGTCTAAACAAACAAGGCAAAACAATTATTTTAATTACTCACGAAAAATATATCGCAGAGAGAACGAAACGCATAATTGATATCAAGGACGGAGAAATTATTGAAGATATTGCTACTCATCATTCTAAAACAGCTCAACAAATTCAAGAATAA
- a CDS encoding ABC transporter permease, which translates to MFIADLFQETFSAIFVNKARSGLTMLGIVIGIGSVIAMISIGQGAQGSIESSIQSIGSNLILIMPGFQRGFSQVSSGRGAATTLTQADADAIQKEITLTKAVAPEISRRYQVTAKGKNTNTQIVGTVAVYPEVRNIQIDNGSFISDQNVVGLSKVAVLGPTTRDDLFGEGTNPIGASIRINHVDFKVIGVTKSKGGSGFGSQDDVIFVPLSTAQRFLAGDTYVTTISVEAMDQNSMVTIQQEISDLLLQRHNISDPQLADFQILNQQDIVQTASTVTNTFTMLLASIAGISLIVGGIGIMNMMLTTVTERTREIGLRKAIGAKKKDINLQFLTEAIMLTFISGIIGVFLGWLVSLIISHFGGIATQISLSSIILAFGVSAAIGIIFGYYPARRAAGLNPIEALRYE; encoded by the coding sequence ATGTTCATCGCTGATCTATTTCAAGAAACATTTTCGGCTATATTTGTAAATAAAGCACGTTCGGGACTTACTATGCTTGGTATTGTTATTGGCATTGGTTCAGTGATCGCGATGATCTCTATTGGCCAAGGAGCGCAAGGTTCAATTGAATCCAGCATCCAATCAATCGGATCAAATCTAATATTAATTATGCCTGGATTTCAAAGAGGATTCAGCCAAGTTAGCTCCGGGCGCGGCGCGGCAACAACTTTAACCCAAGCCGATGCCGATGCCATCCAAAAAGAAATTACGCTGACGAAAGCTGTTGCTCCGGAAATCTCAAGAAGATATCAAGTAACCGCGAAGGGTAAAAATACCAACACGCAAATTGTGGGAACCGTCGCAGTATATCCAGAAGTGCGCAATATTCAAATTGACAATGGTTCATTTATTTCTGATCAAAATGTGGTTGGTTTATCTAAAGTAGCTGTGCTCGGCCCTACGACAAGAGATGATCTTTTCGGAGAAGGCACAAACCCCATCGGAGCAAGTATCCGCATCAACCACGTGGATTTCAAAGTGATCGGCGTTACTAAATCCAAAGGGGGTAGCGGCTTTGGCAGCCAAGATGATGTGATTTTCGTGCCCCTTTCCACAGCCCAACGGTTTCTCGCGGGCGATACTTACGTGACCACAATCAGCGTGGAAGCAATGGACCAAAACTCTATGGTTACCATTCAGCAGGAAATCAGTGATTTATTGCTCCAAAGACATAATATATCTGATCCCCAGCTCGCCGACTTTCAAATATTAAATCAGCAGGATATTGTGCAAACCGCTTCAACAGTGACAAACACTTTTACAATGCTCCTTGCTTCCATAGCTGGTATCTCTCTTATCGTGGGCGGCATCGGCATTATGAATATGATGCTCACGACCGTCACGGAACGGACGCGGGAAATCGGATTGCGCAAAGCCATTGGCGCCAAAAAGAAAGACATTAATCTTCAATTTCTGACTGAAGCTATTATGCTTACATTTATAAGCGGAATAATTGGGGTCTTCTTGGGGTGGCTGGTCTCTTTAATAATTTCTCATTTTGGTGGTATTGCGACACAAATTTCACTATCTTCAATCATCTTGGCATTTGGCGTGTCAGCCGCTATCGGAATTATCTTTGGTTATTACCCCGCCCGCCGTGCCGCGGGACTAAATCCTATAGAGGCGCTGCGCTATGAATAA
- the lon gene encoding endopeptidase La has protein sequence MMHPNNAPADIDPEEGEIEGDNEDFSLNFQSKEINPPNPKKPQIKKVMPLVAVQDAVIFPKLVLPLIIREKKSVAALEEAVKKDRLALFVTQISPKKEEGKKEEIGGVTLKNIYKMGTVAMIAQDLLLPDGSIKVIIEGMARAKILDLAQESPFLKVRIKVLEPKEKNTLAVKALIRNILAQFKECISMGKMVPLDVLVAIFNAKTPDQMIDLIVFNLDLSLEERQKILETVGIQERLALLSRHLAREKQILETGKRIERKTQKELGKMQKEMFLREQLKSIQKELGEGEGAGGEDLQAKIKMAKMPENVEKVALKELARMEQMPSFSPEISYLRTYLDWLIDLPWSREAKTEIDIKKAEKILAEDHYGLEKIKERIIEYLAVQKMVGKIKGPILCFVGPPGTGKTSIGKSIARALGRKFFRMSLGGVRDEAEIRGHRRTYVGALPGRIIQGMNTVGEKNPVFMLDEIDKVGKDFRGDPTSALLEALDPEQNYEFSDHYLEVPFDLSKAMFITTANVLDTIPSALRDRMEVIHFPGYTEDEKLAIAKRHLLPKLYKSHGLKNKDLLINDAVIRAVITEYTREAGVRNLEREIATLCRKIVRKIAGNGKKKGYRIKLAELGKYLGPAKFALSLTEKKNEIGVVTGLAWTQAGGEILSIEATTMVGKGNLILTGQLGEVMKESAQAALSYARSKARALGIDENFFQKNDIHVHVPAGAIPKDGPSAGIAITTALISAISRRPVKREVAMTGEVTLRGNTLEIGGLKEKALAAHRAGAKVVIIPKDNQKDLNEIPKEARAELKFIPVSNMDQVLNEALVSDKPIKEIKKKKVVNLKEKIAVKGVQIKMKKKAG, from the coding sequence ATGATGCATCCAAATAACGCTCCCGCGGACATTGACCCTGAAGAAGGAGAGATTGAGGGAGATAACGAAGATTTCAGCCTCAACTTTCAAAGTAAAGAGATTAATCCCCCTAACCCTAAAAAACCCCAAATTAAAAAAGTGATGCCTTTGGTTGCAGTGCAAGACGCGGTGATTTTTCCAAAACTGGTTTTACCTTTAATTATTCGCGAGAAAAAAAGCGTCGCCGCCCTCGAGGAAGCGGTGAAGAAGGATCGCCTTGCCCTTTTTGTCACCCAAATTTCCCCAAAAAAGGAAGAAGGGAAAAAAGAAGAGATAGGGGGAGTGACTTTGAAAAATATTTACAAAATGGGCACGGTGGCGATGATTGCTCAAGATTTATTATTGCCGGACGGTTCAATAAAGGTAATTATAGAAGGTATGGCTCGCGCTAAGATTTTGGATCTTGCGCAGGAATCACCTTTTCTTAAGGTGAGGATCAAAGTTTTAGAGCCCAAAGAAAAAAACACTCTGGCGGTCAAGGCTTTGATTCGGAATATTCTCGCCCAATTCAAAGAATGCATTTCTATGGGCAAGATGGTTCCTTTGGATGTTCTTGTCGCGATTTTTAACGCCAAAACCCCTGATCAGATGATTGATCTTATTGTTTTTAATTTAGATTTATCGCTGGAAGAACGGCAGAAGATTTTAGAGACTGTGGGCATTCAGGAGAGATTGGCATTGCTCTCTCGCCACCTCGCGCGCGAGAAACAAATTTTGGAAACAGGGAAAAGAATTGAACGCAAAACCCAGAAGGAATTAGGCAAAATGCAGAAAGAGATGTTTTTGCGCGAGCAATTAAAGAGCATTCAGAAAGAACTGGGCGAAGGAGAGGGCGCGGGGGGTGAAGATTTGCAGGCGAAAATCAAAATGGCAAAGATGCCCGAGAACGTGGAGAAGGTCGCTTTGAAAGAATTAGCCCGCATGGAACAAATGCCTTCTTTTTCGCCGGAAATTTCTTATCTGCGCACTTATTTGGACTGGCTCATTGATTTGCCTTGGTCGCGGGAAGCGAAAACCGAAATTGACATCAAAAAAGCGGAGAAAATTTTAGCCGAGGATCATTATGGCTTGGAAAAGATTAAGGAGAGAATCATTGAATATTTAGCGGTGCAGAAGATGGTCGGCAAGATTAAAGGGCCGATTTTATGCTTTGTAGGACCGCCCGGCACGGGTAAAACCTCTATTGGCAAATCTATTGCGCGCGCGCTTGGCCGAAAATTTTTTCGGATGAGCTTGGGCGGGGTTCGCGACGAAGCAGAGATTCGGGGGCACAGGCGCACTTATGTCGGCGCTCTTCCGGGACGCATCATTCAAGGAATGAACACGGTAGGCGAGAAAAATCCTGTTTTTATGCTTGATGAGATTGACAAGGTCGGCAAGGATTTTCGCGGCGATCCTACCTCCGCGCTTTTGGAAGCTCTGGATCCCGAGCAAAATTATGAGTTTTCCGATCATTATCTGGAAGTGCCCTTTGACTTATCCAAGGCGATGTTTATCACCACCGCCAATGTTTTAGACACGATTCCTTCTGCTCTGCGTGATCGGATGGAAGTGATTCATTTTCCCGGGTATACCGAGGATGAAAAACTCGCCATTGCCAAAAGGCATCTTTTGCCAAAACTGTATAAATCCCACGGTTTGAAGAATAAAGATTTGCTAATTAATGATGCGGTGATTCGGGCGGTGATCACAGAATATACGCGGGAAGCGGGTGTGCGTAATCTGGAAAGAGAGATTGCCACTTTGTGTCGCAAGATTGTGCGCAAGATTGCGGGAAATGGTAAGAAAAAAGGCTATCGGATTAAACTTGCGGAACTTGGCAAATACCTTGGGCCAGCCAAATTCGCCCTCTCTTTGACCGAGAAAAAAAATGAGATCGGGGTGGTGACAGGTCTTGCCTGGACCCAGGCTGGCGGCGAAATTTTGTCCATTGAAGCCACGACAATGGTTGGCAAGGGTAATTTGATTTTGACTGGTCAGCTCGGCGAGGTAATGAAGGAATCGGCGCAAGCCGCTCTTTCCTATGCGCGCAGCAAGGCGCGGGCGTTGGGAATTGATGAGAATTTTTTTCAAAAGAATGATATTCATGTCCATGTTCCTGCCGGCGCCATTCCTAAAGACGGACCATCAGCCGGGATTGCGATTACCACCGCCTTAATTTCCGCTATTTCTAGGCGTCCTGTGAAGAGAGAGGTGGCAATGACGGGTGAGGTGACGCTTCGCGGCAATACATTGGAAATCGGCGGTTTAAAAGAAAAAGCTTTAGCCGCCCATCGGGCTGGAGCTAAAGTGGTCATTATTCCCAAGGATAACCAAAAGGACTTAAATGAAATTCCGAAAGAAGCGAGAGCTGAATTAAAATTCATCCCCGTTTCCAATATGGATCAGGTTTTAAATGAAGCCCTAGTCTCGGATAAACCCATCAAAGAGATAAAGAAGAAAAAAGTTGTTAATTTAAAAGAGAAGATCGCGGTGAAAGGTGTTCAGATTAAAATGAAGAAGAAAGCGGGATAA
- a CDS encoding C39 family peptidase — translation MIISPKKSIFLVLTLSIIAAGFILYWSRVEVEFLEVQQSAQHNSDLPSTPETMEVKEQKDTSSLPQGSLPLASAKIPREEEKIPSEFLLDVPFASQSPYSKWDERDEESCEEASIVMVHYFRQKKVLTKELMRQELDALIEFQIKHYGDYKDSDAEGIAKLAEECYHYKKVRVSYDISISSLKREIAAGNPVIVPAAGRLLYNPYFTPPGPLYHNLVLIGFNEKGFIANDPGTRRGEHYFYPYDVLYNAIHDFPGTKEKIEQGRKAVIIIQ, via the coding sequence ATGATTATTTCACCTAAGAAAAGCATCTTCCTAGTTTTAACCTTGAGCATTATTGCCGCGGGGTTTATTTTATATTGGAGTAGGGTGGAGGTAGAATTTTTAGAAGTACAGCAATCCGCGCAACACAATAGTGATTTGCCCTCAACCCCTGAGACTATGGAGGTAAAGGAGCAAAAAGACACGAGTAGTTTGCCTCAAGGTTCTTTGCCCCTTGCGTCAGCAAAGATCCCCCGTGAAGAAGAGAAAATACCTTCGGAATTTCTATTAGATGTGCCCTTCGCTTCCCAATCCCCTTATAGCAAGTGGGACGAACGCGACGAGGAATCCTGCGAAGAAGCGAGTATCGTGATGGTTCATTATTTTCGGCAAAAGAAAGTTTTAACCAAAGAGTTAATGCGGCAGGAGCTGGACGCGCTCATTGAGTTCCAGATTAAGCATTATGGCGATTACAAAGATAGTGATGCCGAGGGTATTGCTAAATTGGCAGAAGAGTGTTATCATTACAAAAAAGTAAGGGTAAGCTATGATATTAGTATTTCTAGCTTAAAAAGAGAAATTGCGGCTGGTAATCCCGTTATTGTTCCGGCAGCGGGCCGCCTTCTCTATAATCCTTATTTTACCCCACCCGGTCCTTTATATCACAATTTAGTTTTGATTGGTTTTAATGAAAAGGGATTTATCGCTAATGACCCCGGCACGCGGCGCGGTGAACATTACTTCTATCCTTACGATGTATTATATAACGCGATTCACGATTTCCCTGGGACGAAAGAGAAAATAGAACAGGGAAGGAAAGCGGTGATAATTATTCAATGA
- a CDS encoding aromatic amino acid transport family protein, translated as MKNKTFWYAVSLLVGTIIGAGIFGLPYAMEKSGFFLGALLLFLGGCLTLYLHLLYGEVVLRTPGKRRYIGFIKKYFSRKVQIFATVMSAFGHIGTLLAYLVLGGVFLQNIFHFWLGGSVEIYTLFFFALLAPGVIFGVKLLDKINLILVGLLLFLMIVILGFWGLPYVQAGNLAKVSVADFFFPYGAVLFSLSGGCAVPEIVEVLKRKPFKIKRAIVIGTLVPLFVFFFFAVLVIGIAGPAVTKDAISALELFLGKWVVIFGAFLGFLAIMTSFFTIGSNFKKILWYDYKINQHLATFITLIVPLCLFLVGARDFIGIISLIGVFIVGIEGVLMIKLFYAARRKGKKRVSYRLPFSHWMPYVLLGVLILGVVLELYFQVSE; from the coding sequence ATGAAAAATAAAACTTTTTGGTACGCTGTCTCGCTTCTTGTAGGCACCATTATCGGCGCGGGTATATTCGGTCTTCCTTACGCGATGGAGAAAAGCGGCTTTTTTTTGGGCGCGCTTTTGTTATTTTTGGGAGGCTGTCTCACCCTTTATTTGCATTTGCTTTATGGAGAGGTTGTGTTGCGTACGCCGGGTAAACGGCGCTATATCGGCTTCATCAAAAAATATTTTTCCCGCAAAGTCCAAATTTTTGCCACCGTAATGAGTGCATTTGGGCATATTGGCACTCTGCTTGCTTATTTAGTTCTTGGCGGCGTTTTCCTCCAGAATATTTTCCATTTCTGGTTAGGAGGCTCGGTAGAAATTTATACTTTATTTTTTTTCGCCCTCCTCGCTCCTGGCGTTATCTTCGGGGTCAAATTACTGGATAAAATAAATTTGATTTTAGTTGGTTTGCTCCTTTTTTTAATGATTGTCATTTTGGGATTTTGGGGGTTGCCTTATGTTCAGGCAGGTAATCTAGCCAAAGTGAGTGTGGCTGACTTCTTCTTTCCTTATGGAGCAGTTTTATTTTCTTTAAGCGGGGGATGCGCTGTGCCGGAGATAGTGGAAGTATTAAAAAGAAAACCCTTCAAGATTAAAAGAGCAATTGTCATCGGTACCTTAGTGCCTTTATTTGTTTTTTTCTTTTTCGCAGTCCTTGTCATTGGGATAGCTGGTCCAGCCGTAACCAAGGATGCGATTTCGGCTTTAGAATTATTTTTAGGCAAATGGGTGGTGATTTTTGGCGCCTTTTTGGGTTTTTTGGCTATAATGACTTCTTTTTTCACTATAGGATCAAATTTTAAAAAAATTCTTTGGTATGATTATAAAATAAATCAGCATTTAGCAACCTTTATTACCCTTATTGTTCCGCTGTGTTTATTTTTGGTGGGAGCGCGGGATTTTATAGGGATTATTTCTTTAATAGGTGTTTTTATTGTTGGAATTGAGGGCGTCTTGATGATTAAGCTTTTTTACGCCGCGCGGCGCAAAGGGAAAAAGAGGGTTTCTTATCGCCTGCCTTTTTCTCACTGGATGCCTTATGTTTTGTTAGGAGTTTTAATTCTTGGTGTGGTTTTAGAATTATATTTTCAGGTCTCTGAATAA
- a CDS encoding HAD-IA family hydrolase, whose product MNQEIKITLFDFDGVLRLFLTNSLGLCFKTAYRLGLWKTLKNIPLVIYLFLQEVSAYLSLPLGTSRKDLIPGAIDVISYLKREEYLLGIVTVRSSKILRWHARRLGLDLNVFDIIITRDDDFKKPDPRVFDPILQQWPIKPSEILLIGDSYKSDFMAGKAAGVGVLMITSSYMKREDFLKLGVKSEEIIDSLADLISSKEKQFSVLK is encoded by the coding sequence TGATTTTGATGGAGTGTTGCGGCTCTTTTTGACCAATTCTTTAGGGCTTTGTTTCAAAACGGCTTATCGTTTAGGATTATGGAAGACCTTAAAGAATATCCCTCTGGTTATTTATTTGTTTTTGCAAGAGGTTAGCGCTTATCTTTCTTTGCCCTTAGGAACATCAAGGAAGGATTTAATCCCTGGTGCCATTGATGTGATATCTTACTTAAAAAGAGAAGAATATTTATTGGGGATAGTTACTGTCCGCAGTTCAAAGATTTTGAGGTGGCATGCTCGGCGCTTAGGTTTAGATCTGAATGTTTTTGACATTATTATTACCCGTGACGACGACTTTAAGAAGCCTGACCCCCGGGTTTTTGATCCTATTTTGCAGCAATGGCCCATCAAGCCTAGCGAGATTCTCCTGATTGGCGATAGTTATAAATCTGATTTTATGGCAGGGAAAGCTGCTGGCGTGGGGGTACTAATGATTACCTCCAGTTATATGAAAAGAGAAGATTTTCTGAAGCTAGGTGTAAAATCAGAGGAGATTATTGATTCCCTGGCAGATCTCATCTCAAGTAAGGAGAAACAGTTTTCTGTTTTAAAATAG